The Elusimicrobiota bacterium genome window below encodes:
- a CDS encoding NYN domain-containing protein produces MEQKKIERLLEEKTKEIKEKNIKLDESERRCRALEKEKEKFERESKRVHELAAEVQRQGQDGASQTEMLRRENERLRTETGELKRRLDNFLSLKKAGLFIDFENIRLCWKHRFEQDPPMERLLEEAERLIAAPGGARVLALKSAYIVRNKTLRGCLEAMGYQVFEKEPAKKVSGEFTCNWDVGLALNVMEEANRLDVVAIASGDGDFLDLVESIRNRFKGRVAVEIAAVRGLTHAGLQQAALDGMINLHYLEAP; encoded by the coding sequence ATGGAACAGAAGAAAATCGAGCGGCTGCTCGAAGAAAAAACGAAGGAAATCAAAGAAAAGAATATCAAGCTTGACGAATCGGAGCGGCGGTGCCGGGCGCTCGAAAAGGAAAAAGAAAAATTCGAGCGCGAGTCAAAGCGCGTCCATGAGCTGGCCGCCGAGGTCCAGCGACAGGGACAAGACGGCGCTTCGCAGACGGAAATGCTTCGCCGGGAAAACGAACGGCTCCGGACCGAAACCGGCGAATTAAAGCGGCGCTTGGATAATTTTTTAAGCCTTAAAAAAGCCGGTCTATTCATAGATTTTGAAAATATCCGTCTTTGCTGGAAGCACCGTTTTGAACAAGACCCGCCCATGGAGCGCTTGCTCGAGGAGGCGGAACGCCTGATCGCTGCGCCCGGCGGCGCTCGTGTGCTGGCCCTTAAATCGGCTTATATCGTGCGCAATAAAACGCTGCGCGGATGCTTGGAGGCCATGGGTTATCAAGTGTTTGAAAAAGAGCCCGCTAAAAAAGTTTCCGGGGAGTTCACCTGCAACTGGGACGTGGGCCTGGCTTTAAACGTGATGGAGGAGGCTAATCGCCTCGACGTCGTGGCCATTGCCAGCGGCGACGGAGACTTTCTCGATTTGGTCGAGTCCATCCGCAACAGATTCAAGGGCCGCGTCGCCGTGGAGATCGCGGCGGTGCGCGGCTTGACCCATGCCGGTTTGCAGCAAGCGGCGCTTGACGGCATGATTAACCTTCATTATCTGGAGGCTCCATGA
- the metG gene encoding methionine--tRNA ligase — translation MRTILIGVAWPYANSALHLGHVAGTWLPADIFGRYHRLRGHRVLMVSGSDEHGTPITVTADKEKKTPQEIVNRFHAENHNALKRLGVDIECYFRTTDTFHKQVAQRIFLTLLEKGLIVERASQALFCVACNRFLPDRYVEGVCPHCQAPDARGDQCDRCGKTLDPADLKSPRCRLCGNRPEFRETRLHYLRLPALSAKLEDYLKSRKGWRSNVLRFTQNWIKEGLNDRPITRDLHWGVPVPLPGHDGKCLYVWFEAVIGYLSAAQFWAKDSGSPEAWEEFWTNPQAESYYFIGKDNIPFHTIIWPAILLGLGGLNLPTNVPANEYLLLSGEKFSKSRGIGASLTECLEAFDPDQIRYHLASIMPEASDANFSWDDFIQKNNDELLSTVGNLINRVLLFAQKTFGKIPQPSAIPGPDEAMLEAAAKRHLEAAGQAIEACEFKKGLREILAMAQAGNQYVNGQAPWKLAKQDPARCQSVTYAALDLCRCLTVAIHPYLPFSATRAWSMLGFDKPLGPGDWGERAPKLEPGRLFGEIGPLFRKIEREPVAP, via the coding sequence ATGCGGACGATTCTCATCGGCGTGGCTTGGCCGTATGCCAACAGCGCGCTTCATTTGGGGCATGTGGCCGGCACCTGGCTGCCGGCCGACATTTTCGGGCGTTATCATCGCCTTCGGGGTCATCGGGTGCTTATGGTGTCGGGTTCGGACGAGCACGGCACGCCCATTACGGTCACCGCGGACAAGGAAAAAAAGACTCCGCAGGAAATCGTCAATCGTTTTCATGCGGAAAATCACAACGCGTTGAAGCGTTTGGGCGTGGACATCGAATGCTATTTCCGCACCACAGATACGTTTCATAAACAAGTCGCCCAGCGGATTTTTTTAACGCTTCTGGAGAAGGGATTAATCGTTGAAAGGGCCTCGCAGGCCCTTTTTTGCGTTGCCTGCAATCGTTTTTTGCCGGATCGCTACGTGGAAGGCGTCTGCCCCCATTGTCAAGCGCCTGACGCGCGCGGGGATCAATGCGATCGCTGCGGAAAAACCTTGGACCCTGCCGACCTGAAAAGTCCGCGCTGCCGGCTCTGCGGCAACAGACCCGAATTCCGGGAAACCAGGCTTCATTATTTAAGGCTGCCGGCCTTATCCGCCAAACTTGAGGACTATTTAAAAAGCCGCAAAGGCTGGCGTTCCAATGTCCTGCGCTTCACGCAAAATTGGATCAAAGAAGGATTGAACGACCGGCCGATCACCCGTGATCTTCATTGGGGCGTGCCTGTGCCCCTGCCCGGCCATGACGGCAAATGCCTGTATGTTTGGTTCGAGGCGGTGATCGGGTATCTTTCGGCGGCTCAATTCTGGGCCAAGGATTCGGGTTCCCCGGAGGCCTGGGAAGAGTTTTGGACGAATCCCCAAGCAGAGTCCTATTATTTTATCGGCAAGGACAATATTCCTTTTCATACGATTATCTGGCCGGCCATTCTTTTGGGGTTGGGCGGCTTGAATCTTCCGACCAATGTCCCGGCCAACGAGTACCTGCTGTTATCCGGCGAGAAATTTTCCAAGAGCAGGGGTATCGGCGCGAGTTTGACCGAGTGCCTGGAGGCGTTCGATCCCGATCAAATTCGCTATCACCTGGCGTCCATCATGCCGGAGGCGTCGGATGCCAATTTTTCCTGGGATGATTTCATCCAAAAAAATAACGATGAGCTGCTGTCGACGGTCGGCAATTTGATCAACCGTGTTTTGTTATTCGCCCAGAAGACATTCGGCAAAATTCCTCAACCGTCGGCCATCCCTGGACCCGATGAAGCGATGCTTGAGGCCGCCGCCAAGCGTCATCTTGAGGCCGCCGGCCAAGCCATCGAAGCCTGCGAATTCAAAAAGGGACTGCGCGAAATTTTGGCCATGGCCCAGGCCGGCAATCAGTATGTCAACGGCCAGGCGCCGTGGAAATTGGCCAAACAAGACCCTGCGCGCTGCCAAAGCGTGACGTATGCGGCGTTGGATCTTTGCCGCTGTTTGACCGTGGCCATTCATCCCTACCTGCCTTTTTCCGCGACCCGCGCCTGGTCCATGTTGGGCTTTGACAAGCCGCTGGGTCCCGGAGACTGGGGGGAGCGCGCCCCCAAGCTTGAGCCCGGACGCTTGTTCGGCGAGATCGGCCCCCTATTTCGAAAAATCGAGAGGGAACCGGTCGCGCCTTAA
- a CDS encoding MFS transporter, protein MGKLFWVAVLYFAEGFPFGLINEAFPVYFRFYGVSLQEIGLLSLIGLPWTLKFLWAPAVDVFFERKMWISACLALLAVSGLFFALGPSPSSAGVFFWSLLVAMAFFSATQDIAIDAYTIEFLDPREMGQANGIRVMFYRIALIVSGGLLVALAGAISWRGALMAASGILLLMSAAAARTPFATVRRQASGEPVMDAVWTPLKQFLVRPGFIAVMIFILLFKVGDYSLIPMSKTFWVDRKFTPFQIGLVPGTVGVISTVLGALLGGRLTTKWGIFRALWILGLFQAVSNLVYTLAAALPPSDAMMYVAVITEAFCGGLGTASFLAFLMVICDKAHAATQYALLSAFFGLARSVAGAFSGFGAQTFGYTTYFALTFLLALPAFALLPWVRRWAPRQQV, encoded by the coding sequence ATGGGCAAGCTTTTCTGGGTCGCGGTTCTTTATTTCGCGGAAGGGTTTCCGTTCGGTTTGATCAACGAGGCTTTTCCGGTTTATTTCCGTTTTTACGGCGTGAGCCTTCAGGAAATCGGGCTCTTGAGTTTGATCGGGCTGCCCTGGACTTTGAAATTCCTCTGGGCTCCGGCCGTCGACGTTTTTTTTGAACGCAAAATGTGGATTTCGGCTTGTCTGGCGCTCTTGGCCGTATCCGGGCTTTTTTTCGCCTTAGGGCCGAGCCCCTCGTCCGCGGGCGTGTTTTTTTGGAGCTTGCTCGTCGCCATGGCGTTTTTTTCAGCCACTCAGGATATCGCCATCGACGCTTACACGATCGAATTTTTGGATCCCCGCGAAATGGGGCAAGCCAACGGCATCCGCGTCATGTTTTACCGGATTGCGCTCATTGTTTCCGGCGGCCTGCTGGTGGCGTTGGCCGGAGCGATTTCCTGGCGCGGCGCGCTGATGGCTGCCTCGGGGATTTTGTTGTTGATGTCCGCTGCCGCTGCTCGGACGCCTTTTGCCACGGTGCGACGGCAAGCTTCTGGGGAGCCGGTGATGGATGCGGTCTGGACCCCGTTGAAGCAATTCCTCGTCCGCCCGGGTTTCATCGCGGTCATGATTTTCATTCTTCTCTTTAAAGTGGGCGATTATTCGCTCATCCCCATGAGCAAGACGTTTTGGGTGGACCGGAAATTCACGCCGTTTCAAATCGGGCTTGTCCCGGGAACGGTCGGCGTTATCAGCACGGTGTTGGGCGCCTTGCTGGGCGGACGCTTGACGACGAAGTGGGGGATTTTTCGGGCCCTTTGGATTTTAGGGTTGTTTCAGGCCGTTTCCAACTTGGTTTATACCTTGGCCGCAGCCCTGCCGCCATCGGATGCCATGATGTATGTGGCCGTGATTACGGAAGCGTTCTGCGGCGGCTTAGGCACAGCTTCATTTTTGGCTTTTTTAATGGTGATTTGCGACAAAGCGCATGCGGCTACGCAATATGCGCTCTTATCCGCGTTTTTTGGGTTGGCGCGTTCCGTGGCCGGAGCGTTTTCTGGTTTCGGCGCTCAGACCTTCGGCTATACGACTTATTTTGCCTTGACTTTCCTGCTCGCGCTTCCGGCCTTTGCCTTATTACCCTGGGTTCGCCGCTGGGCGCCTAGGCAACAGGTTTAA
- a CDS encoding type II secretion system protein: MLRVGSSAHVQRPRGFTLVELMIVVAIIGILAAIAIPKFAELVRKAQEGRTRGNLSAIRSALSIYYSDSEGMPPLDIDALFANSKYLKSQDALDCIIPAFSDVGNPGHHNTGGDEVNSVEFSSTVDTGNWKYINNNTSINWGHFYIGCAHNDSKSVIWNTR, encoded by the coding sequence ATGTTGCGCGTGGGATCATCGGCTCATGTTCAACGGCCCCGAGGCTTCACTTTGGTCGAGCTGATGATCGTAGTCGCCATCATCGGCATTTTGGCGGCCATTGCGATTCCTAAATTCGCCGAACTGGTCAGAAAAGCCCAGGAAGGCAGGACGCGGGGCAATTTGTCGGCGATTCGAAGCGCCCTCTCCATCTATTACAGCGATTCCGAAGGCATGCCGCCATTGGATATCGACGCGCTGTTCGCCAACAGCAAGTATTTAAAATCCCAGGATGCTCTTGATTGCATTATCCCGGCTTTTTCGGATGTCGGTAATCCCGGGCATCACAATACCGGGGGCGACGAGGTCAACAGCGTCGAGTTCTCCTCCACCGTGGATACAGGCAATTGGAAGTACATCAACAATAACACCTCGATCAATTGGGGCCACTTTTACATCGGCTGCGCGCACAATGATTCCAAATCCGTTATTTGGAATACTCGTTGA
- a CDS encoding endonuclease III, protein MNDRDIHQAIRILRREVRRWNKPIVGHYKNNPFTVLISCVLSLRTQDKTTEGASKRLFAQAETPQVMTALPVKTIEKLIYPVGFYRTKAKNIKEICRILLEQYQGKAPDEIDELMKLPGVGRKTANLVVTLGYGKPGICVDTHVHRISNRWGYVKTKTPEETEMALRRKLPKQYWIKINDLLVAYGQNLCKPVSPLCSRCRLRPYCARRGVEKSR, encoded by the coding sequence ATGAACGATCGCGACATTCATCAAGCAATTCGAATTTTACGCCGCGAAGTCCGCCGATGGAACAAACCCATTGTCGGGCATTATAAAAACAACCCGTTTACCGTACTGATCAGTTGCGTTCTTTCGTTGCGCACGCAAGACAAGACAACCGAAGGCGCCAGCAAACGCCTGTTCGCCCAAGCCGAGACGCCGCAGGTCATGACGGCATTGCCCGTCAAAACAATCGAAAAGCTGATTTACCCGGTCGGGTTTTACCGGACTAAAGCTAAAAATATCAAAGAAATTTGTCGAATTTTATTGGAACAATATCAGGGCAAGGCGCCCGATGAAATCGACGAGCTGATGAAACTCCCGGGCGTCGGGCGAAAAACGGCGAATTTGGTGGTGACCTTAGGCTACGGCAAGCCGGGCATTTGCGTGGATACGCATGTCCATCGCATCAGCAATCGCTGGGGCTATGTCAAAACCAAAACCCCGGAGGAAACGGAAATGGCCCTGCGGCGCAAGCTGCCCAAACAATACTGGATCAAAATCAACGATTTGCTGGTCGCCTACGGTCAAAACCTTTGCAAACCGGTGTCGCCCCTATGCAGCCGATGCCGGCTGCGGCCCTATTGCGCCAGGAGAGGAGTTGAGAAAAGCCGTTAA
- a CDS encoding tyrosine--tRNA ligase, with protein sequence MALEQELKILLRGATSVTTEKELAEKLSRGRSLRVKLGVDPTTKDLHLGHTVCLKKMRAFQELGHTGVLIIGDFTARVGDPSGRSETRPVVTPEEIHANAQTYKEQAFGILDPEKTELRFNSEWLDPFMSSGKILEYLPKVTHARLTEREDFKTRISKSEPITMLEIMYPVFQGYDSVAVKADVELGGTDQMFNLLFGRDMQRDHGQEPQVTMTLPILVGTDGVKKMSKTYRNAVSIKDKPEDIFGKVMSVSDDTMWQWAELLTGLDLTQMRTMHPMQAKKLLALTITAQFYGKQGADAARTHFERVHSSGELPESMPEFRLPKDKKLFLSQLLALSGLAPSRKEAQRKIAEGGVRLDGKVAKEDILVELSSPAVVNLGKRGFVKVLP encoded by the coding sequence ATGGCCCTTGAGCAAGAACTGAAAATCCTTCTGCGCGGCGCGACTTCGGTCACGACCGAAAAAGAGCTGGCCGAAAAACTCAGCCGCGGCCGCTCGTTGAGGGTGAAATTAGGCGTCGACCCCACGACCAAGGACCTTCATTTGGGCCATACGGTTTGCCTCAAAAAAATGCGCGCGTTCCAGGAACTGGGCCATACGGGCGTTTTGATCATCGGGGATTTCACCGCTCGCGTGGGCGACCCTTCCGGCAGGAGCGAAACGCGGCCCGTGGTTACGCCTGAGGAAATCCACGCCAACGCCCAAACGTACAAAGAGCAGGCCTTTGGGATTTTGGACCCGGAAAAAACGGAATTGCGTTTTAATTCGGAGTGGCTTGACCCCTTCATGTCCTCCGGGAAAATTTTGGAGTATTTGCCCAAAGTCACCCATGCGCGTTTGACGGAGCGGGAAGACTTTAAAACGCGCATTTCAAAAAGCGAACCCATCACCATGCTGGAAATCATGTACCCGGTGTTCCAGGGTTACGACTCCGTGGCCGTCAAAGCGGACGTGGAATTGGGGGGAACGGATCAAATGTTCAATCTTCTCTTCGGCCGGGATATGCAGAGGGATCATGGGCAGGAGCCTCAAGTGACCATGACGCTGCCCATTCTGGTGGGGACCGACGGCGTTAAAAAAATGTCTAAGACCTACAGAAACGCCGTGTCCATCAAGGATAAGCCTGAGGATATTTTCGGCAAGGTGATGTCGGTCTCAGATGACACCATGTGGCAATGGGCCGAACTCTTGACCGGGCTTGATTTGACCCAAATGAGAACCATGCACCCGATGCAAGCCAAGAAGCTGTTGGCTTTAACGATTACGGCTCAGTTTTACGGCAAACAGGGCGCGGACGCAGCCAGAACGCATTTTGAGCGCGTGCATTCATCCGGCGAGCTTCCGGAAAGCATGCCCGAATTCCGCCTGCCGAAAGACAAGAAGCTTTTTTTGTCCCAGTTGCTTGCGTTAAGCGGTTTGGCGCCCAGCCGCAAAGAGGCTCAACGAAAGATTGCGGAAGGCGGTGTGCGCTTAGACGGCAAGGTCGCCAAGGAGGATATCTTAGTCGAGCTGTCCTCCCCGGCCGTCGTGAATCTGGGCAAGCGCGGCTTCGTCAAGGTTTTGCCGTAG
- a CDS encoding D-alanine--D-alanine ligase, with protein sequence MPGKKIKVALLFGGRSAEHEISRVSALSIWRNLDPKKYEVIPIAIGKDGQWRFQDARKLLASAKDTLPVFDQATDLLINPKINGQTLVPAKPAVKISPKFDVVFPALHGPMGEDGTVQGLLELLDTAYVGCGVLASSVAMDKDVAFRLAAQAGLAVPAYHVLRRYEWNKFVRKADAAAAEFGRELGFPVFVKPARLGSSVGVSKIKTADAMGEACREAFRYDDKIIIEKGIDAREIECAVLGDHEDILVSAPGEVIPKHEFYSYEAKYIDPDGAQLKIPAQLTASEAASVREAAKTVFLAFEGEGMARVDFLLDKSSGVFYFGEINTIPGFTSISMYPKMMEASGVPYARLLDRLIELAMKRKGRQSARLIDYQPKK encoded by the coding sequence ATGCCCGGTAAAAAGATCAAAGTCGCCTTGCTCTTCGGCGGGCGTTCCGCGGAGCATGAAATTTCCCGGGTTTCAGCTTTGTCCATTTGGCGCAATTTAGACCCGAAAAAATATGAGGTCATCCCCATTGCCATCGGCAAAGACGGGCAATGGCGCTTTCAGGACGCCCGCAAACTGCTGGCTTCGGCCAAAGATACGTTGCCGGTTTTCGATCAGGCGACCGATTTATTGATCAACCCTAAAATCAACGGCCAGACCCTGGTTCCGGCCAAACCTGCGGTCAAGATTTCTCCCAAATTCGACGTTGTTTTTCCGGCGTTGCACGGTCCCATGGGTGAAGACGGCACGGTGCAGGGGCTGTTGGAACTGCTTGATACGGCTTATGTGGGCTGCGGCGTATTGGCGAGTTCAGTGGCTATGGACAAAGACGTCGCCTTCAGGCTGGCGGCTCAGGCCGGCCTTGCCGTGCCTGCGTATCATGTGCTTCGCCGCTATGAATGGAATAAATTCGTAAGAAAAGCCGATGCCGCGGCCGCCGAGTTCGGCCGGGAATTGGGGTTTCCGGTATTCGTCAAGCCGGCCCGCCTGGGCTCTTCGGTCGGCGTCAGCAAAATCAAAACCGCCGACGCCATGGGCGAGGCTTGCCGCGAGGCGTTCCGCTACGACGACAAAATCATCATCGAGAAAGGCATCGACGCCAGGGAAATCGAATGCGCGGTGCTGGGGGATCATGAGGATATTTTGGTGTCGGCGCCGGGCGAGGTGATTCCCAAACACGAGTTTTATTCTTACGAGGCTAAATATATCGACCCTGACGGCGCCCAATTAAAAATCCCGGCTCAATTGACGGCTTCGGAAGCGGCCTCGGTCCGGGAGGCGGCTAAAACCGTATTTTTGGCTTTTGAAGGCGAAGGCATGGCGCGCGTGGATTTTCTTCTGGATAAGAGCTCCGGCGTTTTTTATTTCGGGGAGATCAACACCATCCCGGGGTTCACTTCCATCAGCATGTACCCTAAAATGATGGAGGCCTCGGGCGTTCCCTACGCGCGCTTGCTGGATCGCCTCATCGAGTTGGCGATGAAAAGAAAGGGGCGCCAAAGCGCGCGCCTCATCGACTATCAACCCAAAAAATAG
- the mnmA gene encoding tRNA 2-thiouridine(34) synthase MnmA codes for MRVLALMSGGVDSSATAYLLKKEGHEVVGATLKLFELSKEGPGCCGSPRDVYDAKDCARMIGIPHYTLDETEAFQKGVIDVFKRSYEEGETPNPCVECNRSMKFGPMLELAESWGFDAVATGHYARIGLNEDEKSLSLYRAHDERKDQSYFLYMLKDNQLSRILFPLGGLKKTEVRAIAEEAGLPTAQKAESQEICFVGAMADGDYRNLLNHSDQAGPIIEQRSGRVLGRHQGYFNYTIGQRGGLGVSVGEPLYVTAIDPAQKTVYVGADDELLRSEISVADISWVHGDAPGSRIPAQVKIRSKSPAVEAMIEARDGLTAMVRFNEPQRAPTPGQFAVFYDDVRVLGGGKITHAR; via the coding sequence ATGCGTGTCTTAGCGTTGATGAGCGGCGGGGTGGATTCGTCCGCGACCGCGTATCTGTTGAAAAAAGAGGGCCATGAGGTGGTCGGGGCCACGCTTAAACTTTTTGAATTAAGCAAGGAGGGGCCCGGCTGCTGCGGCAGCCCGCGCGACGTTTATGACGCCAAAGACTGCGCGCGCATGATCGGCATTCCTCACTATACCCTTGACGAAACCGAAGCCTTCCAAAAAGGCGTTATCGATGTTTTTAAGCGTTCCTATGAAGAGGGCGAAACGCCGAATCCCTGCGTCGAGTGCAACCGTTCCATGAAATTCGGCCCCATGTTGGAATTGGCCGAGTCCTGGGGCTTCGATGCCGTAGCCACCGGCCATTACGCCAGGATCGGTTTAAACGAGGACGAGAAAAGCCTCAGTTTATATCGGGCGCATGATGAGCGGAAAGATCAGAGCTACTTCCTTTATATGCTTAAGGACAATCAACTGAGCCGGATTTTGTTCCCATTGGGCGGTTTAAAGAAAACCGAGGTCAGAGCCATCGCCGAGGAGGCTGGTTTGCCCACCGCGCAAAAGGCGGAAAGCCAGGAGATTTGTTTCGTGGGCGCGATGGCGGATGGGGATTACCGGAATTTGCTCAATCACAGCGATCAGGCCGGACCGATTATTGAACAACGCTCGGGCCGGGTTTTGGGCCGGCATCAGGGCTACTTTAATTACACCATCGGCCAGCGCGGCGGTCTCGGCGTGTCCGTCGGCGAGCCTTTGTATGTGACGGCCATCGATCCGGCGCAGAAAACCGTTTATGTGGGCGCGGATGACGAGCTGTTGAGAAGCGAAATTTCAGTCGCGGATATTTCCTGGGTTCATGGAGACGCGCCGGGGTCCCGAATCCCGGCCCAGGTCAAAATTCGTTCCAAAAGCCCGGCTGTTGAAGCGATGATCGAAGCGCGGGACGGCTTAACCGCGATGGTGCGTTTCAACGAACCCCAGCGCGCGCCGACGCCCGGCCAGTTTGCGGTTTTTTACGATGACGTCCGGGTTTTAGGCGGCGGCAAGATTACCCATGCCCGGTAA
- the acnA gene encoding aconitate hydratase AcnA, giving the protein MANNNPFGSRAALKTSAGDLAYFRLAALEKAGVKNLTRLPVSIRILLENVLRNCDGRLIKEDDVLSLGRWSPQSPGAGDVGFIPARVILQDFTGVPTVVDLSAMRSAFKKLGGDPKRINPLVPVDLVIDHSVQVDVYGTAEAYETNVRIEYERNRERYAFLRWAQKAFHNFSVVPPGTGIVHQVNLEYLAKVVLTKKENGATTAFPDTLVGTDSHTTMINGLGVLGWGVGGIEAEAAMLGRPLYMLAPEVVGFRLTGELKPGATATDLVLTATQMLRKKGVVNKFVEFFGPGLAALSLADRATVANMAPEYGATVGFFPADNETLRYLKMTGRSEAADLAERYLKEQGLFAGTGQEFDFSETMELDLGTVEPSLAGPKRPHDRVALAASTKNFAESFPTFFPQGSAPKGQRKVALNGGSGQIADGSVVIAAITSCTNTSNPSVMIGAGLLAKKAVERGLSVKPHVKTSLAPGSRVVTEYLKKSGLLPYLEKLNFHLVGYGCTTCIGNSGPLPEHVAKAIKNENLVAVAVLSGNRNFEGRINPLVKASYLASPPLVVAYALAGGMNVDLTKDALGKDKNGAPVYLKDIWPTPAEIKDAVAKFVDAKTFTERYGEVFDGDEHWREIPAPEGDLYAWDPASTYIQEPPFFKEFSLKPSPPGDILKARALAIVGDSVTTDHISPAGSIAADGPAGRYLVERGAAPKDFNSYGARRGNHEVMMRGTFANIRLKNLMAAPKEGGWTKHQPSGELMSIFDAAMRYQNNGVASVILAGKEYGSGSSRDWAAKGPALLGVKAVIAQTYERIHRSNLVGMGVLPLQFNKGDSAADLGLTGEEEFTIEGIKSGLKPRQELVVKAVKSGKASSFPVTVRLESPIEVDYYANGGILPAVLRQMLRSK; this is encoded by the coding sequence ATGGCCAATAATAATCCCTTCGGCTCCCGCGCGGCGCTTAAAACTTCGGCCGGAGATCTCGCGTATTTTCGTTTGGCTGCGCTGGAGAAAGCGGGGGTTAAAAATCTCACCCGGCTCCCGGTTTCCATCCGTATTTTGCTCGAAAACGTTTTGAGAAACTGCGATGGCCGCCTGATCAAGGAAGACGATGTGCTGTCTTTAGGCCGTTGGAGCCCTCAATCCCCGGGCGCGGGCGACGTCGGATTTATCCCGGCCCGCGTCATCCTGCAGGACTTCACCGGCGTTCCCACTGTCGTTGATTTAAGCGCCATGCGGTCCGCGTTCAAAAAATTAGGAGGCGACCCCAAGCGCATCAACCCGCTCGTCCCCGTCGACCTGGTCATCGATCACTCGGTGCAGGTCGATGTTTACGGAACCGCCGAGGCTTATGAGACGAATGTCCGCATTGAATATGAAAGAAACAGGGAGCGCTATGCCTTTTTGCGCTGGGCGCAGAAGGCTTTTCATAATTTTTCGGTCGTTCCGCCGGGCACCGGCATCGTGCATCAGGTGAATCTGGAGTACCTCGCCAAAGTTGTGCTGACGAAAAAAGAAAACGGCGCGACCACGGCGTTCCCCGACACGTTGGTCGGCACCGATTCTCACACGACCATGATCAACGGCTTGGGCGTTCTCGGCTGGGGGGTGGGCGGCATCGAAGCCGAAGCCGCCATGCTGGGCCGGCCGCTTTATATGCTGGCGCCGGAAGTCGTCGGGTTTAGACTGACCGGCGAGTTGAAGCCCGGAGCCACGGCCACGGATTTGGTGTTGACCGCCACGCAGATGTTGCGCAAAAAAGGCGTGGTGAATAAATTCGTTGAATTTTTCGGTCCGGGCTTGGCCGCGCTGTCCTTGGCCGACCGGGCCACGGTCGCCAATATGGCGCCCGAGTACGGCGCCACCGTGGGATTTTTTCCGGCGGATAACGAGACATTAAGGTACCTTAAAATGACGGGCCGGTCCGAGGCCGCGGACTTGGCCGAGCGCTATTTGAAAGAACAGGGGCTTTTTGCGGGGACGGGGCAGGAGTTTGATTTTTCCGAAACCATGGAGCTTGATTTGGGAACGGTCGAGCCCTCGCTGGCCGGGCCCAAGCGTCCGCACGATCGTGTCGCGCTCGCTGCTTCAACGAAAAATTTTGCCGAATCCTTCCCCACGTTTTTTCCCCAAGGCTCGGCGCCTAAGGGCCAGCGCAAAGTCGCGCTCAACGGAGGCTCAGGCCAGATCGCCGACGGCTCGGTGGTCATCGCCGCCATTACCAGCTGCACCAACACGTCGAACCCTTCGGTGATGATCGGCGCGGGCTTGTTGGCTAAAAAGGCCGTGGAACGCGGCCTTTCGGTCAAACCCCATGTGAAAACCTCTTTGGCTCCCGGTTCGCGCGTGGTCACGGAGTATTTGAAGAAATCCGGGCTTCTGCCCTATCTTGAAAAACTCAATTTTCATTTGGTGGGTTACGGTTGTACGACTTGCATCGGCAACTCAGGCCCCTTGCCGGAGCATGTCGCCAAGGCCATTAAGAACGAAAATTTGGTGGCCGTGGCCGTGCTCTCGGGCAACAGAAATTTCGAAGGGCGGATCAATCCTTTGGTCAAGGCGAGTTACCTCGCGTCGCCGCCGTTGGTCGTGGCCTATGCCTTAGCCGGGGGCATGAACGTCGATTTAACGAAAGACGCTTTGGGCAAGGACAAAAACGGAGCCCCGGTTTATTTGAAAGATATCTGGCCGACGCCTGCGGAAATCAAGGATGCCGTCGCCAAATTTGTGGACGCTAAAACCTTCACCGAGCGCTACGGCGAAGTTTTCGACGGGGATGAGCATTGGCGGGAAATCCCCGCGCCCGAAGGGGATTTGTACGCCTGGGACCCGGCCTCGACCTACATCCAAGAGCCGCCTTTTTTCAAAGAGTTCAGTTTGAAACCTTCGCCGCCGGGCGATATCCTGAAGGCCCGCGCCTTGGCGATCGTGGGCGACTCGGTGACCACCGATCATATTTCCCCGGCCGGCTCCATCGCCGCCGACGGCCCGGCCGGACGTTACCTGGTGGAGCGCGGCGCCGCGCCCAAAGATTTCAACAGCTACGGCGCCCGCCGCGGCAATCATGAGGTGATGATGCGCGGAACCTTCGCCAATATCCGCTTGAAAAATTTGATGGCGGCGCCCAAAGAAGGGGGCTGGACCAAACATCAACCTTCGGGCGAATTGATGTCGATTTTTGACGCGGCTATGCGCTACCAGAACAACGGCGTTGCGTCGGTCATTCTGGCCGGAAAAGAATACGGCTCCGGCTCCTCCCGCGACTGGGCGGCCAAGGGCCCGGCGCTTTTGGGCGTTAAAGCCGTGATCGCGCAAACCTATGAGCGCATCCACAGAAGCAATTTGGTGGGCATGGGCGTGCTGCCGCTTCAATTTAACAAAGGCGATTCAGCCGCCGATCTGGGATTGACCGGCGAAGAAGAATTTACCATCGAGGGGATAAAATCCGGCCTTAAGCCGCGCCAGGAGCTTGTCGTCAAAGCGGTCAAGAGCGGCAAGGCATCAAGTTTCCCGGTCACCGTGCGCCTCGAAAGTCCCATCGAGGTCGATTATTACGCCAACGGCGGCATCCTGCCGGCTGTCTTAAGGCAGATGCTGCGTTCCAAATAA